The Streptomyces sp. DH-12 genome has a window encoding:
- a CDS encoding diaminopimelate decarboxylase, whose translation MRANEQTDDRTDGMTAGADPRAAGRAARRDAAVRAAVEQGLLDAGVPLVALLDVTGIRESAADLRAAFDAVTAPGTPVLHAFAVKASPLVPVLRLLREEGIGAEVASPGELALARAAGVEPGRTVLDSPAKTHAELREALELGIAVNADNPQELERIDALVAGTDVRPPLGIRVNPQVGGGSIEALSTATATSKFGVALRDEGAREWVVQAYLDRPWLTRLHAHTGSQGIALTMMARGVAETYELAEEINRRAGRRQVDTLDIGGGLPVNFASEESRPGYAEYARLLKETVPGLFDGRYGLVTEFGRSLLAKHGTMVTRVEYAKSAGGRPVAVTHAGVQVATRTVYAPASWPLRIAAYDAKGLPKEGPAVVQDVAGPACFAGDLLAQGQELPLLEQGDHAAVLDTGAYYFAHHYAYNSLPRPAVLGFTQDASGAIAFATVRPAQPVEEIVTESGAAHRDALTGLGNTPPT comes from the coding sequence ATGCGCGCGAACGAGCAGACCGATGACAGGACGGACGGCATGACGGCCGGGGCGGACCCGCGGGCCGCCGGACGGGCGGCCCGCCGGGACGCGGCGGTGCGGGCGGCCGTGGAGCAGGGGCTCCTCGACGCCGGCGTGCCCCTCGTGGCGCTGCTGGACGTCACCGGCATCCGCGAGTCGGCGGCGGACCTGCGGGCCGCGTTCGATGCGGTGACCGCGCCCGGCACGCCGGTGCTGCACGCCTTCGCGGTCAAGGCGAGCCCGCTGGTGCCGGTGCTGCGGCTGCTGCGCGAGGAGGGCATCGGCGCGGAGGTGGCGAGCCCGGGCGAGCTGGCGCTGGCGCGCGCCGCGGGCGTGGAGCCGGGGCGCACGGTGCTGGACTCCCCCGCCAAGACGCACGCCGAGCTGCGGGAGGCGCTGGAGCTGGGCATCGCCGTCAACGCGGACAACCCGCAGGAGCTGGAGCGCATCGACGCGCTGGTGGCCGGCACGGACGTCCGCCCGCCGCTCGGCATCCGGGTGAACCCGCAGGTCGGGGGCGGTTCCATCGAGGCGCTGTCGACCGCCACGGCCACCTCGAAGTTCGGTGTGGCGCTGCGCGACGAGGGCGCGCGGGAGTGGGTGGTCCAGGCGTACCTGGACCGGCCGTGGCTGACCCGGCTGCACGCCCACACCGGCTCCCAGGGCATCGCCCTGACGATGATGGCGCGCGGGGTCGCGGAGACGTACGAGCTGGCGGAGGAGATCAACCGGCGGGCCGGGCGGCGCCAGGTCGACACCCTCGACATCGGCGGCGGACTGCCGGTGAACTTCGCCTCCGAGGAGAGCCGCCCCGGCTACGCGGAGTACGCGCGGCTGCTGAAGGAGACGGTGCCGGGGCTGTTCGACGGGCGGTACGGGCTGGTCACCGAGTTCGGCCGGTCCCTGCTGGCCAAGCACGGCACGATGGTCACGCGCGTGGAGTACGCCAAGAGCGCGGGCGGCCGGCCGGTCGCGGTGACCCACGCGGGCGTGCAGGTGGCGACGCGCACGGTGTACGCGCCGGCGTCGTGGCCGCTGCGGATCGCCGCGTACGACGCGAAGGGGCTGCCCAAGGAGGGCCCGGCGGTCGTCCAGGACGTGGCGGGACCGGCCTGCTTCGCGGGCGACCTGCTGGCACAGGGGCAGGAGCTGCCGCTGCTGGAGCAGGGCGACCACGCGGCGGTGCTGGACACCGGCGCGTACTACTTCGCGCACCACTACGCGTACAACTCGCTCCCCCGCCCGGCCGTCCTCGGCTTCACGCAGGACGCCTCCGGCGCGATCGCCTTCGCGACGGTCCGCCCGGCCCAGCCGGTCGAGGAGATCGTCACGGAGTCCGGCGCGGCCCACAGGGACGCCCTGACGGGGCTGGGGAACACGCCTCCGACGTGA
- the hutU gene encoding urocanate hydratase has translation MSGPRPPVSRHRPRPRPYGPPPGPVRAPRGSELSALGWQQEAALRMLQNNLDPEVAEHPDKLVVYGGTGKAARDWHSFDAMVRTLKTLKQDETMLVQSGRPVGVMRTHEWAPRVLIANSNLVGDWANWEEFRRLEALGLTMYGQMTAGSWIYIGTQGILQGTYETFAAVAAKRFGGSLAGTVTLTAGLGGMGGAQPLAVTMNDGVAICVDCDPRAIERRIEHRYLDVRADSLDHALQLATEARDRRRPLSIGVLGNAAEIVPQLLAMGAPVDIVTDQTSAHDPLAYLPLGTAFEDMADAAAKDPAGFTARARESMARHVEAMVGFQDAGAEVFDYGNSLRGEAQLAGYERAFAFPGFVPAYIRPLFCEGKGPFRWAALSGDPADIAKTDRAVLDLFPENESLARWIRMAGERVRFQGLPARICWLGYGERDRAGERFNDMVASGELSAPVVIGRDHLDCGSVASPYRETEAMLDGSDAIADWPLLNAMVNVASGASWVSLHHGGGVGMGRSIHAGQVTVADGTALAGEKIRRVLTNDPGMGVIRHVDAGYDIAESVADERGVRVPMREGEQA, from the coding sequence ATGTCCGGACCCCGCCCGCCCGTCTCCCGCCACCGCCCTCGGCCGAGGCCCTACGGACCGCCCCCCGGTCCTGTCCGAGCGCCGCGCGGCAGCGAGCTGAGCGCCCTCGGATGGCAGCAGGAGGCCGCCCTGCGGATGCTGCAGAACAACCTCGACCCGGAGGTCGCCGAGCACCCCGACAAACTCGTCGTCTACGGCGGCACCGGCAAGGCGGCCCGCGACTGGCACTCCTTCGACGCCATGGTCCGCACGCTGAAGACCCTCAAGCAGGACGAGACGATGCTCGTCCAGTCCGGCCGCCCCGTCGGCGTCATGCGGACCCACGAGTGGGCGCCGCGCGTCCTCATCGCCAACTCCAACCTGGTCGGCGACTGGGCGAACTGGGAGGAGTTCCGCCGCCTGGAGGCCCTCGGTCTGACCATGTACGGGCAGATGACCGCCGGCTCCTGGATCTACATCGGCACCCAGGGCATCCTCCAGGGCACCTACGAGACCTTCGCCGCCGTCGCCGCCAAGCGCTTCGGCGGCTCGCTCGCCGGCACCGTCACCCTCACCGCCGGACTCGGCGGCATGGGCGGCGCCCAGCCGCTCGCCGTGACGATGAACGACGGCGTGGCGATCTGCGTCGACTGCGACCCGCGCGCCATCGAACGCCGCATCGAGCACCGGTACCTGGACGTCCGCGCCGACTCCCTCGACCACGCCCTCCAGCTCGCCACCGAGGCCCGCGACCGCCGCAGGCCCTTGTCCATCGGCGTGCTCGGCAACGCGGCCGAGATCGTCCCGCAGCTCCTCGCCATGGGCGCCCCGGTCGACATCGTCACCGACCAGACCTCCGCCCACGACCCCCTCGCCTACCTGCCCCTCGGCACGGCCTTCGAGGACATGGCCGACGCGGCCGCCAAGGACCCGGCCGGCTTCACCGCGCGCGCCCGCGAGTCCATGGCCCGGCACGTCGAGGCGATGGTCGGCTTCCAGGACGCGGGCGCCGAGGTCTTCGACTACGGCAACTCCCTCCGCGGCGAGGCCCAGCTCGCCGGGTACGAGCGGGCGTTCGCCTTCCCCGGCTTCGTCCCCGCCTACATCCGCCCGCTGTTCTGCGAGGGCAAGGGCCCCTTCCGCTGGGCCGCCCTCTCCGGCGACCCCGCCGACATCGCGAAGACCGACCGGGCGGTCCTCGACCTGTTCCCGGAGAACGAGTCCCTCGCCCGCTGGATCAGGATGGCCGGCGAGCGGGTCCGCTTCCAGGGCCTGCCCGCCCGCATCTGCTGGCTCGGCTACGGCGAACGCGACAGGGCCGGCGAGCGCTTCAACGACATGGTCGCGAGCGGCGAACTGTCCGCGCCGGTCGTCATCGGGCGCGACCACCTCGACTGCGGGTCCGTGGCCTCCCCCTACCGGGAGACCGAGGCGATGCTCGACGGCTCCGACGCCATCGCCGACTGGCCGCTGCTCAACGCCATGGTGAACGTCGCCTCCGGGGCCTCCTGGGTGTCCCTCCACCACGGCGGGGGCGTCGGCATGGGCCGCTCGATCCACGCCGGGCAGGTCACCGTCGCCGACGGCACCGCCCTGGCCGGCGAGAAGATCCGGCGGGTGCTCACCAA